A segment of the Oncorhynchus tshawytscha isolate Ot180627B linkage group LG06, Otsh_v2.0, whole genome shotgun sequence genome:
tcagcctctctcctcttcagctcAGCCACCTCCTGCTCCAGCTGCTTCAGGAGTTCTTCAGCCCGACTCACATTAGCCTTCTCCTGGGCTCTGATAAGCTCCTTCACCTCAGTGCGCCTTCCCTCAATGGAGCGGATCAGTTCATTAAAGATCTTCTCACTACTCTCAACTGCTGCCTGTGTAGAGTGCTGTTAGGACACacaaagaggagaggtggggggcaTTTTAATCACCCCATTCACTCAGCTCTCACCAGAACTCCAGACAGCCTGTTCCCCACAGTGAGGTTCAGTGGGATGGGAATGTGGCCCTCCATGGATTCCTAACTGGCTCTAGTTTTGCTGGACTTTAGTTTAAGAATAGTAAGTCACTTAGAAAGGACAATCTGCTAAGTGAAGGCATGtaaatgtgacttgtttcaggaaactaggagcatgtcgcacatcactacttcacaggagtggCATTCGaacataaacatttattttttatcaaaatgtgttttttggcagaaatgccttctggaacatgtgaactttcatttgCCTTAacaacaaacttgtattccatccaaaaatacgaatacaattgttaaattacgtgCCTAGTTCGTTTTGCCACAGAAAAAGACAAGAGCCTACCCGCTGGCCATGATTgactgagataatggatgggttggaaatgccgggagatgagtttggattggtctgccatgtagcacacaTCTGTTTATACGTGAGCTGCTCAATATGTGTTGACAGTCCTTTCTACCGTGCTGTTTTTAAAACATATAACATTAGCCATTGAGAAgtacttttctcaacaacattgatgccctgaatttaacATGCACTATCGACAGATCAGTTGTAAAAAGTGATGGGTTCATTTCTGCACAggccacggtcagtgtgaaccggagtgactaGACACAACGCTGTCCAAACAAGATGTAACGCCAGCTACAAACAAACGGAGTTAAATGGTTCCACTCTGCTGTGAAGTGatcatccatgtatatgggtaagagtcttgctacattttcagatatgtttctaatttagtcagaaaatcatttttattgcaagttaaagcatactgttagttAGCAAATGTTGCTAATGTTAAATGTATGATCTGTGAGGTCATATTATTTGAATCAGAAAAtgtatttgcattgctagttatagctaatgttagctagctaatgctgaacctagtttgttagctttagctacctgcagattcatactacatctatgacaatgtttgtattgctagtagtatgagttgggattatgctagttcattgtttagctagctagctacatgtctaaacaaaggTCCCTgattattacatgacccatcaaattagccaggtgtgtctggggatGAATACGGCCAACCACTATATTTCCTGaatatgtgtacatgtctagacaatagtgacccactTAGTAGATGTGGCCGTGGGAgggttatagcatttccttcacatgaccaATCAATTTAGACACGTGTGTCAGGTAAGCATCATCTACTAATGATAAAAtattttatcaggatattttctgtttttgatattgctactatgcaactAACCACTTCACTATACTGTTTACACCTGTATCctatgcatgtgacaaatatacttAGATTTTAGCATGAGTTtaccacatggcctcacatgtgaatccttaaagagatgggtggggctaatgcttaagagggtgtgaacgatgctgaatgggtgtagacaaagaagagctctccagtatgtaccaaaacattcaaaaggacattttctcaaaagtggggttacaagttaatcaaatttcaaagcagaattactttcccattgtccgttaactgcagtgtatgatataccattttctatctctgtgtctctacttttatctaatgtaaaaaacaccatttcaaatgttggtacaaaaatgttttgctacataagaccgaatcgaggcgcttggtcacaaatggtcAAAACTCACCTTGAATGACTTCACAGCCTTTCTCACCTCCagcatctccttctctctctccttgattCTCTGCTTAGATTTCTCCCCCAACTGCCTCTGTAGAGAAACAAATGTCATTTCATTCATTATTTTTCTATTCTAATGAATGATAGTCAGACTTTATGGCATGTCAATGTCCATGTCTTATCGAAGGAAAAGGGTTATGTAGTGTTCTGTGTATTTTTTCCTGTTTTGCAAGTTCATAAATGGAATTCGTCCTTGTTCAGATGCAAATAAGGTACATAGGGACCATCCGTTGTTTTATTTTGTCATTCTTAATATTTAAGCAAGTGAATTAAGGTTCTTACTTGTTTTTCAGCTATTTCGGCTGCAGCAGAGACTATATCATGGCCTTTATGTTGATCCAACATACACAGATGACAGATACATTGCTGATCTGTCCGGCAGTAAACCTCCAGTAGTTTGTCATGATGAGAGCAGATCTTCTCCTGGAGTTGAGTGGAGGCCTTGACCATCTTGTGCTTCTTAAAGGCAGGAGATTCATAGTGAGGCTGGAGGTGTGTCTCACAGTAAGAGGCCAGACACACCAGACAGAACTTGACAGCTTTTAATTTTGTCCCAGTGCAGACGTCACACTCAACATCTCCAGGTCCAGCATAACAGTGAGCAGGAGGAGCAGTTTGGAgttttgtcttcttcttcttcttctttttagtATTTTTTTCTGTCAGTGTCTTCACCATTTCAGCCATAACTGTGTTTCTGTTCAGAAAAGGCCTTGGGTTGAAGGTCTGTCTGCACTGGGGGCAGCTGCAGACAAGCTTCTGATCTTCCTGATCCCAGTAGCCTTTAATACAGCCAATACAGTAGCTGTGTCCACAGGGAATAGTCACTGGATCTTTTAGTATCTCCAAACAGATCGAACAACTGACCGAGTCCATGGCTTCTGCCATTTTGAAACACATAAAAAGACTGAGCGTCAGAGATACGTTTAGTTTCTTGTTTGCAGAGTAGGAGTGGCTTTCACGGACCTATAACATTTCACTTCCTGGATCTGTGAACTCACATCTCAGATACC
Coding sequences within it:
- the LOC112245429 gene encoding E3 ubiquitin/ISG15 ligase TRIM25 isoform X2 — protein: MCFKMAEAMDSVSCSICLEILKDPVTIPCGHSYCIGCIKGYWDQEDQKLVCSCPQCRQTFNPRPFLNRNTVMAEMVKTLTEKNTKKKKKKKTKLQTAPPAHCYAGPGDVECDVCTGTKLKAVKFCLVCLASYCETHLQPHYESPAFKKHKMVKASTQLQEKICSHHDKLLEVYCRTDQQCICHLCMLDQHKGHDIVSAAAEIAEKQRQLGEKSKQRIKEREKEMLEVRKAVKSFKHSTQAAVESSEKIFNELIRSIEGRRTEVKELIRAQEKANVSRAEELLKQLEQEVAELKRREAELEQLSHTEDHIHFLQSFQSLCVPPGSEALPSITINHHVSFEDVMNSVSELRNRLEDICAGEIIMLSVQTDSQDLAH
- the LOC112245429 gene encoding tripartite motif-containing protein 16 isoform X1 — encoded protein: MCFKMAEAMDSVSCSICLEILKDPVTIPCGHSYCIGCIKGYWDQEDQKLVCSCPQCRQTFNPRPFLNRNTVMAEMVKTLTEKNTKKKKKKKTKLQTAPPAHCYAGPGDVECDVCTGTKLKAVKFCLVCLASYCETHLQPHYESPAFKKHKMVKASTQLQEKICSHHDKLLEVYCRTDQQCICHLCMLDQHKGHDIVSAAAEIAEKQRQLGEKSKQRIKEREKEMLEVRKAVKSFKHSTQAAVESSEKIFNELIRSIEGRRTEVKELIRAQEKANVSRAEELLKQLEQEVAELKRREAELEQLSHTEDHIHFLQSFQSLCVPPGSEALPSITINHHVSFEDVMNSVSELRNRLEDICAGEIIMLSVQMSGLHIVPPPVPRTREEFLKYYCQLTLDPNTPTQRLYLSEENTKVAYSRERQIIRPHNPERFQMWHQVLCKEGLSGACYWEVEWSGMVTIAVSYKGIKRHGGTECWFGNNDKSWCLVCYSDGCSIRHNLAPFESRLGFKRDFDKDFTKAIQIPVAPSSRVGVYLDHSAGTLSFYSVSDTMTLLHRVQTTFTEPLYPGFYCNCDSSVKIIPLP